The Meriones unguiculatus strain TT.TT164.6M chromosome 1, Bangor_MerUng_6.1, whole genome shotgun sequence genome has a segment encoding these proteins:
- the LOC110558645 gene encoding ribose-phosphate pyrophosphokinase 1 — protein sequence MPNIKIFSGSSHQDLSQKITERLGLELSKVVTKKFSNQETCVEIGESVRGEDVYIVQSGCGEINDSLMELLIMINACKIASASRVTAVIPCFPYARQDKKDKSRAPISAKLVANMLSIAGADHIITMDLHASQIQGFFDIPVDNLYAEPAVLKWIRENISEWRNCTIVSPDAGGAKRVTSIADHLNVDFALIHKERKKANEVDRMVLVGDVKDRVAILVDDMADTCGTICHAADKLLSEGATRVYAILTHGIFSGPAIPRINGACFEAVVVTNTIPQEDKMKHCAKIQVIDISMILAEAIRRTHNGESVSYLFSHVPL from the coding sequence ATGCCCAACATCAAAATCTTCAGCGGCAGCTCCCACCAGGACTTATCTCAGAAGATCACCGAGCGCCTGGGCCTGGAGCTCAGCAAGGTGGTCACGAAGAAATTCAGCAACCAGGAGACCTGCGTGGAAATCGGGGAGAGCGTGCGCGGGGAGGACGTGTACATCGTGCAGAGCGGCTGCGGAGAGATCAACGACAGCCTGATGGAGCTGTTGATCATGATCAACGCCTGCAAGATCGCGTCCGCCAGCAGGGTGACCGCGGTCATCCCGTGCTTCCCCTACGCCCGGCAGGATAAGAAGGACAAAAGCCGCGCCCCCATCTCTGCCAAGCTCGTAGCGAACATGCTGTCCATAGCGGGCGCCGACCACATCATCACCATGGACCTACACGCTtctcagatccagggctttttCGACATCCCGGTGGACAACCTGTACGCGGAGCCGGCCGTCCTCAAGTGGATACGGGAGAACATTTCCGAGTGGAGAAACTGCACAATTGTCTCCCCCGATGCCGGTGGGGCCAAGAGGGTCACTTCCATCGCGGACCATCTGAACGTGGATTTTGCCCTGATTCACAAAGAACGGAAGAAAGCCAATGAAGTGGACCGCATGGTGCTTGTGGGCGACGTGAAGGATCGGGTGGCTATCCTGGTGGATGACATGGCCGATACCTGTGGTACAATCTGCCACGCGGCCGACAAACTTCTCTCGGAGGGAGCCACCAGGGTCTACGCCATCTTGACTCATGGCATCTTTTCTGGCCCGGCCATTCCTCGCATCAATGGTGCCTGCTTTGAAGCGGTAGTGGTCACTAACACCATTCCTCAGGAGGACAAGATGAAGCACTGTGCCAAAATCCAGGTGATTGACATCTCCATGATTCTTGCCGAGGCCATCCGGAGAACCCATAATGGGGAATCCGTTTCCTACCTGTTCAGTCATGTTCCCTTgtaa